The DNA sequence TCCTGATACCCCTAGGGGGTATCTCTTTCTCTCCCCATGTATACCCCCCGCCCCTATGAAGTGCAAGGGGTGATCGCGACGTATGCGCCCCGTTCCGCACCGGTGTGTGCGCGGCGCGCGTCACCCGACTGCGGGGTCGGCTCGCGCGCCGTCGTGGTCGTGCGTTCAGATAGAGGGCTGCGCTGCCCGTCTACCGACCCGTAGGCTGGCCATTGGACTAGACCTATAGCTGCGTATCGGAGGAATGGGGACCCATGAGCAACCGTGCAGTCCTGGAGGTGATCGCGCTCGACCCGGCGGACGCGGTCGCTGCCCAGGCCGGTGGTGCAGACCGCCTCGAACTGGTCACCGACATGGCCGCCGACGGTCTGACCCCGTCGCGGGAGACCTTCGCGGCGATCAGGTCCGCCGTGGACATCCCGCTGCGCGTGATGCTCAGGGTGGCGGACGGCTTCGCCGCCGGTGACATCGATGTACTGGTCGGCAGGGCCCGCGAGATGCGGGAGGCGGGGGCCGACGCGTTCGTGTTCGGCTTCCTCGACGCGGAGGGCCACGCCGACCTCGTCGCCGTCGAGCGGCTCGTCGCCGAGCTGGACGGCTGCCCGTGGACGTTCCACCGGGCGATCGACCGGGCCACCGACCGCGACGCCCTGCGCAAGCGGCTCGCGGACCTGCCCGGCCTCGACACGTTCCTCACGGCGGGCTCGCCGGCCGGGGTGGACGCCGGCATCCCGACCCTCCTGGCCGAGGCGGCCCGTACCGGCGAGCCGGGATACGAGGCGCAGGTCCTGGTCGGCGGCGGCCTCCACCTGCACCACCTGCCCCGGCTGCGGGCGGGCGGGATCGACGCCTTCCACATCGGCGGCGCCGCCCGGCCCGGGGGCTGGTCGGCCCCGGTGGACGCGGCAGCCGTACGGGAGTGGCGCGAGGCGCTGGACGCCTGACGGCGGAGGGGCGGGAGCGGAGCCGACCGTGTCCACGTGTCCCGCCCCTCCGCCGTACCGCTACGCCAGCGCCGCCGGCAACGGAGCCGCGTGCAGCACCGTGAGCCCGGAGACCGCACGGGTCAGCGCCACGTACAGCCGCCGCAGCCCGGTCCGCTCGTCCGGCTCGCCGTCGACCACGGCCGCCGGTTCGTCGAGCACCACGTAGTCGTACTCCAGGCCCTTCGCGAGCGACGCGGGCACCAGCGTCAGCCGGGACGCGGCGGTCGTCTCCTCACCGGGGGAGAGATACGCGTGGCCCGCCGCCGTCAGGGCCGCCGCCAGCGCCGGGATCCGGGCGTCGGCGGCGATCAGCCCGATCGACCCCTCGTGGCGCAACGACTCCTCGCAGGCGGCGACGGTGGCCGAGTCCAGCACCTCCGGGGACGGGATCTCCCGTACGACCAGCGAACCGGGCGACTCACGCACCGACTCCACCGCCGCGAGCCCCGGCGAGATCACGGGCAGCAGCCGGGACGCGTACGCGATGACCTCGCGCGGCACGCGGAAACCGGCGGTCAGCTCCTCCACCACGGCGTCCGCCTTGCCCAGGTGGAACAGCGCCTCGCCCCAGCTCTCCGTGGACCACGGGGTCGTCCCCTGGGCGAGATCCCCGAGCACGGTCGCCGAACCGGTCGAGCACCGCCGCCCCACCGCCCGGTACTGCATGGGGGAGAGGTCCTGCGCCTCGTCGAGCACGACATGGCCGAGCGAGTGC is a window from the Streptomyces sp. MMBL 11-1 genome containing:
- a CDS encoding copper homeostasis protein CutC, which encodes MSNRAVLEVIALDPADAVAAQAGGADRLELVTDMAADGLTPSRETFAAIRSAVDIPLRVMLRVADGFAAGDIDVLVGRAREMREAGADAFVFGFLDAEGHADLVAVERLVAELDGCPWTFHRAIDRATDRDALRKRLADLPGLDTFLTAGSPAGVDAGIPTLLAEAARTGEPGYEAQVLVGGGLHLHHLPRLRAGGIDAFHIGGAARPGGWSAPVDAAAVREWREALDA